A stretch of the Notamacropus eugenii isolate mMacEug1 chromosome 2, mMacEug1.pri_v2, whole genome shotgun sequence genome encodes the following:
- the LOC140522766 gene encoding allatostatin-A receptor-like — MEFTPRLNATTKDNHYSLSESQLRPVFATLCGLILLAGLLANGLMLIILSRGTGLRAQAPGSLLVLTNSLMVNITLSDLVFVVCVVPVLLLTFLQEDWWLGSSICTISQSFNMATMFCTFYSMVATALLRHAAVAFPTLTFPAGRGAQLLLCLTMWILGFSVSLPNWLYQKVVEEGREDGEEEAGGPGSKLIHSCVMFLGPAQTSCYFTLLGALAFLPFALVLVLSFTHLGWVLWSSEWPQVPLDVRQHREATGLILVVLVVFVVMWGPCSVLGYVAASGDLPNTFTVFVATSLCTILAYSNCAISPILCFCLSRQFQAGLKDLFCSSTLERVVLRHGRVVHGVQGGESGRVGAPGSLWGTPA, encoded by the coding sequence ATGGAGTTCACTCCAAGACTCAATGCCACCACCAAGGACAACCACTACAGCCTGTCTGAGTCTCAACTTCGCCCTGTCTTTGCTACCCTCTGCGGCCTCATCCTGCTGGCTGGGTTGCTGGCCAATGGGCTGATGCTGATTATCTTGAGCAGGGGCACAGGCTTGAGGGCCCAGGCCCCGGGCTCACTCCTGGTTCTGACCAATAGCCTCATGGTGAACATCACTCTATCAGATCTGGTCTTCGTGGTTTGTGTGGTTCCTGTTTTGCTGCTAACCTTTCTCCAGGAGGACTGGTGGCTGGGCTCCTCCATCTGCACCATCAGCCAGAGCTTCAACATGGCCACCATGTTCTGCACCTTCTACAGCATGGTGGCCACTGCCCTTCTCCGCCATGCTGCCGTGGCCTTCCCCACTTTGACCTTCCCAGCTGGCAGAGGGGCTCAGCTATTGCTTTGTTTGACCATGTGGATCCTgggtttctctgtgtctctgcccaACTGGCTGTACCAGAAAGTGGTGGAAGAGGGCAGGGAAGATGGGGAGGAAGAAGCTGGGGGACCTGGATCCAAGCTTATCCATTCTTGCGTGATGTTCCTGGGCCCCGCCCAGACCTCCTGCTATTTCACCCTCCTTGGGGCCCTGGCCTTCCTGCCCTTTGCCCTGGTGCTGGTGCTTAGTTTCACTCACCTGGGCTGGGTCTTGTGGAGCAGTGAGTGGCCCCAGGTCCCACTGGATGTCCGACAGCACCGAGAAGCCACTGGCCTCATTCTGGTGGTGTTAGTTGTCTTTGTGGTCATGTGGGGGCCCTGTTCTGTGCTGGGCTATGTGGCTGCCTCAGGAGACCTGCCCAATACCTTCACAGTCTTTGTGGCTACCAGCCTCTGCACCATCCTGGCTTACTCCAACTGTGCCATCAGCCcaattctctgtttctgtctctcgaGGCAGTTCCAGGCAGGGCTCAAGGACCTCTTCTGCAGCTCCACCCTGGAAAGGGTAGTCCTAAGACATGGTAGAGTGGTACATGGGGTCCAGGGAGGTGAAAGTGGAAGGGTGGGAGCCCCAGGGAGTCTATGGGGAACCCCTGCCTGA